One region of Oryza glaberrima chromosome 7, OglaRS2, whole genome shotgun sequence genomic DNA includes:
- the LOC127778240 gene encoding pentatricopeptide repeat-containing protein At4g28010-like → MARRARLRLRLVRALATASASGSPAAPRPARQAAPYLAVLHRRGRAEAAACLNRHLRLLPLGEATSLLDALPSVRDAVSYNTVLTALCRRGHHDRAGALLRAMSLEPHPACRPNAVSYTVLMRALCADRRADQAVGLLRSMRSAGVRADVVTYGTLIRGLCDAAEVDKAVELMGEMCESGIEPNVVVYSSLLQGYCKSGRWEDVGKVFVEMSEKGIEPDVVMYTGLIDSLCKVGKAKKAHGVMDMMVRRGLEPNVVTYNVLINCMCKEGSVKEAIGVLKKMSEKGVAPDVVTYNTLIKGLSDVLEMDEAMWLLEEMVRGENIVKPNVVTFNSVIQGLCDIGRMRQAFQVRAMMEETGCIVNLVTYNLLIGGLLRVHKVRKAMELMDEMTSLGLEPDSFTYSILIKGFCKMWQVDRAEDLLSTMRDRGIEPELFHYIPFLVAMCEQGMMERARNLFNEMDNNFPLDVVAYSTMIHGACKAGDLKTAKELLKSMVDEGLTPDAVTYSIVINMFAKSGDMEAANGVLKQMTASGFLPDVTVFDSLIQGYSTKGEINKVLELIREMITKNIALDSKIISTLSTSLVASNEGKALLQSLPDFSAEISKGNINSPQELMKVLHNVCPQTN, encoded by the coding sequence ATGGCGAGGCGCGCgaggctccggctccggctcgtCCGCGCCCTCGCCACGGCCTCCGCGTCCGGATCGcctgcggcgccgcggccggcgaggcaAGCGGCGCCCTACCTGGCGGTGCTCCACCGCCGcgggagggcggaggcggcggcgtgcctgaaccgccacctccgcctgcTCCCGCTCGGGGAGGCGACCTCGCTCCTCGACGCGCTCCCGTCCGTCCGCGACGCCGTCTCCTACAACACCGTGCTCACCGCGCtctgccgccgcggccaccacgaCCGCGCGGGCGCGCTGCTCCGCGCCATGTCCCTGGAGCCCCACCCGGCGTGCCGCCCCAACGCCGTCTCCTACACCGTCCTCATGCGCGCGCTCTGCGCCGACCGCCGCGCGGACCAGGCCGTCGGGCTGCTGCGGTCCATGCGGTCCGCCGGCGTCCGCGCCGACGTGGTCACCTACGGCACCCTCATCCGTGGGCTGTGCGACGCCGCGGAAGTGGACAAGGCTGTGGAGCTGATGGGCGAGATGTGCGAAAGTGGCATCGAGCCTAACGTGGTGGTGTACAGCTCTTTGCTCCAAGGGTATTGCAAGTCTGGGCGGTGGGAGGATGTAGGCAAGGTGTTCGTGGAAATGTCCGAGAAGGGAATAGAGCCAGATGTGGTGATGTACACTGGGTTGATCGATAGCCTTTGTAAAGTGGGGAAGGCAAAGAAGGCGCACGGGGTGATGGACATGATGGTGAGGAGGGGGTTGGAGCCAAATGTGGTTACGTACAACGTGCTCATCAATTGCATGTGCAAGGAAGGTTCAGTGAAGGAGGCAATCGGTGTGCTGAAGAAGATGTCCGAGAAGGGAGTGGCGCCGGATGTTGTGACATATAACACACTGATCAAGGGGCTCTCGGATGTGCTCGAGATGGATGAAGCAATGTGGTTGCTTGAGGAGATGGTTCGAGGTGAGAATATAGTTAAGCCTAATGTGGTGACATTCAACTCGGTTATACAGGGCCTTTGTGATATTGGTAGGATGAGGCAAGCGTTCCAAGTCCGTGCGATGATGGAAGAGACTGGGTGTATTGTTAACTTGGTGACATACAATCTGCTGATTGGTGGACTCCTTAGAGTCCACAAGGTAAGGAAGGCTATGGAGCTGATGGATGAGATGACTAGTCTAGGGCTGGAGCCTGATTCATTCACCTATAGTATACTGATAAAGGGTTTCTGCAAAATGTGGCAAGTTGACCGTGCAGAAGATCTTTTATCTACAATGAGAGATCGTGGGATAGAACCTGAGCTATTTCACTATATTCCTTTTCTTGTAGCCATGTGTGAACAGGGTATGATGGAACGAGCGAggaatttgttcaatgaaatgGACAACAACTTTCCACTAGATGTGGTTGCATATAGCACTATGATCCATGGTGCTTGCAAAGCAGGGGACTTGAAAACTGCGAAAGAGTTGCTTAAGAGCATGGTTGATGAGGGACTGACTCCTGATGCTGTTACATATTCTATAGTAATCAATATGTTTGCTAAATCTGGAGACATGGAGGCGGCAAATGGTGTGCTTAAACAGATGACAGCAAGTGGCTTTTTGCCTGACGTTACCGTATTTGATTCACTGATCCAAGGTTATAGCACAAAAGGAGAGATAAACAAGGTTCTCGAGTTAATTCGGGAAATGATAACAAAGAATATAGCACTTGATTCAAAAATTATTTCCACTCTTTCCACTTCTCTGGTTGCAAGCAATGAAGGCAAAGCATTGTTGCAGAGCTTGCCTGATTTCAGTGCAGAAATATCAAAAGGCAACATCAATTCACCCCAGGAGTTAATGAAAGTGTTGCATAATGTGTGCCcccaaacaaattaa